A genome region from Candidatus Omnitrophota bacterium includes the following:
- a CDS encoding sugar ABC transporter permease: MKIKNTLENYIFILPAVTIFAIFYVIPFIWVFQLGLFEWDGISFTKTFVGLQNFKEIFLQDKNWWQSIWNAGYITLIALTFQNILAFMLAWACDREIRMKNFYRVIFFIPPVLSEVVVGMAWRFIINDIDGANVVNRILTQMGFPHLVHNWLSDPNTALTTVALVHCWKGFGWGFLIFLAGLQTIPRELYEAARVDGASAWQSFKKVTIPLMIPVMVLVAILTVLGTMQVFVLIVSLVGGEFAGHTSVPVLRILASMRGSSRFGYACAQGITFGMVLIMISFIQYRFSKKGQ, from the coding sequence ATGAAAATAAAAAATACACTAGAGAATTATATTTTTATCCTGCCGGCAGTAACTATATTCGCCATATTTTATGTTATTCCCTTTATTTGGGTTTTTCAGTTGGGCCTGTTTGAGTGGGATGGTATCTCCTTTACCAAAACATTTGTAGGTTTACAGAATTTTAAAGAGATTTTTCTGCAGGATAAGAATTGGTGGCAGTCGATATGGAATGCCGGTTACATTACTTTGATTGCTCTTACCTTTCAAAATATCCTGGCTTTTATGCTTGCCTGGGCATGCGACCGTGAAATCAGAATGAAAAATTTCTACCGGGTGATTTTTTTTATTCCTCCGGTTCTTTCGGAAGTAGTCGTGGGTATGGCTTGGCGTTTTATCATTAACGATATTGATGGAGCAAATGTAGTTAACCGTATACTTACACAGATGGGTTTTCCGCATCTGGTACATAATTGGCTTTCAGATCCTAACACTGCGCTTACCACTGTTGCTTTAGTCCATTGCTGGAAGGGTTTTGGCTGGGGGTTCCTTATTTTCTTGGCGGGGCTACAAACCATACCGCGTGAACTTTACGAAGCCGCACGTGTTGATGGAGCCAGCGCCTGGCAATCATTTAAAAAAGTAACTATTCCCCTAATGATTCCGGTGATGGTATTGGTTGCAATCCTGACGGTTTTGGGTACGATGCAGGTGTTTGTATTGATTGTGAGCCTTGTCGGAGGAGAATTTGCCGGCCATACTTCGGTGCCGGTCTTAAGGATTTTGGCTTCTATGCGCGGCTCTTCACGTTTCGGCTATGCCTGCGCCCAGGGGATTACCTTTGGCATGGTGTTAATTATGATATCTTTTATTCAGTATCGTTTTTCCAAGAAAGGGCAATAG
- a CDS encoding extracellular solute-binding protein produces MLFKNVFLGIFVLFSVLGCSGQKTDSKPAISIWHWMTDRDAAFQELAKKYETLTGIRVNFELYAPSDAYSQKIRAAAQGINLPDVFGILGEKRDFASFIKAGHILDLTFYMDANNNIWKNNFFPKALAVNEFTAGNSYGINPGIYGAPIDIMTIQMVYNKKLFSQLGLNPNRPPKTLQEFLDIGPKIQAAGMQGLVSGWGEVWMIDCLANDFAFNIMGKDKVLATIRGEVSYTDPDWIKVFSIFKQMQGSGVLAKGLVTMINKSAEQLFANEKAVFAFNGSWCVNVYKGMNPSLEYGAMLPPQVSDKYPVSIWGGAGSSFMVNARSKNKEEAVKFLIWLTDQEQQAYLSKVTNNLPANKNCLAKIPEVLAQFARGMDYATHPNIWGVSEFSLVIEAFDRGIQSIIIGEKTPEQVASEVQQIKERELDKRKAR; encoded by the coding sequence ATGTTGTTTAAGAACGTATTTTTGGGTATTTTTGTATTGTTTTCAGTCTTAGGTTGTTCAGGCCAAAAAACAGATTCAAAACCTGCCATTAGTATCTGGCATTGGATGACTGACCGCGATGCGGCTTTCCAGGAATTAGCAAAAAAATATGAAACTTTAACAGGCATAAGGGTAAATTTTGAACTTTATGCTCCTTCAGATGCTTATTCGCAGAAGATCCGTGCCGCTGCCCAAGGTATAAACCTTCCGGATGTCTTTGGTATTTTAGGAGAAAAGAGGGATTTTGCCTCTTTCATTAAAGCCGGACATATCTTAGATCTTACTTTTTATATGGATGCAAACAATAATATTTGGAAGAATAATTTCTTTCCCAAGGCTTTGGCGGTAAATGAATTTACCGCAGGTAACAGTTACGGAATAAATCCCGGCATATACGGCGCGCCCATAGATATTATGACCATTCAGATGGTCTATAATAAAAAACTTTTTTCACAATTAGGCCTGAATCCTAATCGGCCGCCGAAGACTCTGCAAGAGTTTTTGGATATTGGCCCTAAGATTCAGGCTGCCGGAATGCAGGGGTTGGTTTCCGGATGGGGAGAGGTTTGGATGATTGATTGTTTGGCCAATGATTTCGCCTTTAATATTATGGGTAAAGATAAGGTATTGGCTACGATAAGAGGGGAAGTTTCTTACACTGACCCGGATTGGATCAAGGTATTTTCTATTTTTAAGCAGATGCAGGGCTCAGGTGTTTTGGCTAAGGGCTTGGTGACGATGATTAATAAATCTGCTGAGCAGCTTTTTGCCAATGAAAAAGCAGTGTTTGCTTTTAACGGTTCATGGTGTGTAAACGTTTACAAAGGAATGAATCCTAGCCTTGAGTACGGAGCAATGCTTCCGCCACAGGTATCCGATAAGTATCCGGTTTCTATATGGGGAGGAGCAGGCTCTTCTTTTATGGTAAACGCCCGTTCTAAAAACAAAGAAGAAGCAGTTAAGTTTTTAATCTGGTTGACCGATCAGGAGCAACAGGCATATTTATCTAAAGTTACCAATAATCTGCCTGCTAACAAAAATTGTTTAGCTAAGATTCCCGAGGTTTTGGCCCAGTTTGCCCGCGGCATGGATTATGCCACTCATCCGAATATCTGGGGGGTTTCAGAGTTTTCTCTTGTGATTGAAGCTTTTGATCGAGGAATCCAATCGATTATTATCGGTGAAAAAACTCCCGAACAGGTTGCCAGCGAAGTGCAGCAGATTAAGGAAAGGGAATTAGATAAGAGGAAGGCCCGTTAG
- a CDS encoding transposase: MARQERIYFENAVYHITIRGNNKQNILKQDEDKKSFLESLVRFKSRFGFKLHAFVLMDNHVHLIIGTNSKINISKIMHAITLSYSVKFRRKYLYSGYVWQGRFKSNVIDGDRYIIECLNYIHNNPVRAGMVTRVEDYFWSSYQFCNGLENKIKDYIQIDWFKDN, encoded by the coding sequence ATGGCAAGACAAGAGAGAATTTACTTTGAGAATGCTGTTTACCACATAACAATAAGAGGTAATAATAAACAAAATATCTTGAAGCAAGACGAGGATAAAAAAAGTTTTCTTGAGTCTTTAGTAAGATTCAAATCTCGTTTTGGATTTAAGCTCCACGCTTTCGTTTTAATGGATAACCACGTTCATCTTATTATTGGGACTAACAGTAAGATAAATATATCAAAGATTATGCATGCCATAACGCTGTCTTACAGCGTTAAGTTTAGGAGAAAGTATCTTTATTCTGGATACGTTTGGCAGGGAAGGTTCAAAAGTAATGTCATTGATGGTGATAGATATATTATTGAATGTTTAAACTATATCCATAACAATCCCGTAAGGGCAGGCATGGTTACAAGGGTCGAAGATTACTTTTGGAGTAGTTATCAATTTTGCAATGGATTAGAAAATAAAATTAAAGATTATATTCAGATAGATTGGTTTAAGGATAATTAA
- a CDS encoding PilZ domain-containing protein, with protein sequence MKEHRKLVRSQINQHAKLKLEQDVGSKELLCQVKDINARGARITLNTKLPEDKSFRISLELDNACSIDTEVWVARSKVINGINHYGLFFSKIKDVDKDKIYKFINKYSCRNSEQKPSLGAMELEKEEGGEDMNDHRIFERFNKEFSARFIGLDGNERQAQTFDVSAKGLGLSTTDELESNVPLEIWLDVPNSTEPLYTRGQVVWSRLSGSGVGYHSGIELERADLMGISRLLRA encoded by the coding sequence ATGAAAGAGCATAGAAAATTAGTCAGATCTCAGATAAATCAGCATGCCAAGCTTAAATTAGAGCAGGACGTAGGTTCAAAAGAATTATTATGTCAAGTTAAAGATATTAATGCCAGAGGCGCCAGGATTACTTTAAACACAAAGTTACCGGAGGATAAATCGTTTAGGATAAGCTTGGAGCTTGATAATGCTTGTTCTATTGATACTGAGGTTTGGGTTGCTCGGAGTAAGGTTATTAATGGTATTAATCATTATGGGCTTTTCTTTAGTAAGATAAAAGATGTTGATAAAGATAAAATTTATAAATTTATTAATAAGTATTCTTGTCGTAATTCCGAACAGAAACCATCTTTGGGAGCTATGGAATTAGAAAAGGAGGAAGGAGGTGAAGATATGAATGATCACCGGATATTCGAAAGGTTCAATAAGGAATTTTCCGCCCGATTTATCGGTTTAGATGGAAACGAAAGGCAGGCTCAGACTTTTGACGTGAGCGCAAAAGGCTTAGGGTTATCCACTACCGATGAATTGGAATCCAATGTTCCTTTGGAGATTTGGTTAGACGTTCCCAACAGTACTGAACCGTTATATACACGGGGCCAGGTCGTCTGGTCAAGGCTTTCGGGATCAGGGGTGGGGTATCACTCAGGTATTGAACTGGAAAGAGCTGATCTTATGGGTATTTCGCGCCTGTTACGTGCTTGA
- a CDS encoding ROK family protein, which translates to MQLLDLQKEDFSEKEKRNIEMLGILRKHGPISRPDISQEMGINIVSISNYIDNFIKDNLVYEKELDVSEGGRRPVLLDLNPRAGYAIGVGLNLMNMVGLLVDLKGNIITKTQIARPQPSVREVSECLLEIVREILRRSKGYVENIKGIGIGVAGLINKRDGSIHWPQKMDHYYTYASVDLPLKGLIEREFNLPTLIENDATSACFGENWLNLGKTYKNIIYMFSGVGCGIMINGELYRGAQGYAGEVSVYNYKEQDLFSCVSGAPCFVKRWDMDLGIVDEVKDILLKDKSKALEFSKTTSTNIENLDFKSIFTASRLKNQVASTALEGAAKRLGIKIAYLVNLLNPQVVIIGGGFEEAGEEFLSKVRSTVMDWAFREVANDLKIIYSKLRENAVAMGAASLVLERVFAQL; encoded by the coding sequence ATGCAATTATTAGATTTACAAAAAGAAGATTTTAGCGAAAAAGAAAAACGTAATATTGAAATGCTGGGCATACTTAGAAAGCACGGGCCCATAAGCCGTCCTGATATTTCGCAAGAAATGGGCATAAATATCGTAAGTATCTCTAATTACATCGATAATTTTATCAAAGATAATCTTGTTTATGAAAAGGAGCTCGATGTATCTGAAGGCGGCAGGCGGCCGGTATTGTTAGATTTAAATCCCCGCGCAGGTTACGCAATAGGGGTGGGGTTAAATTTAATGAATATGGTCGGACTTCTTGTGGATTTAAAAGGCAACATTATTACTAAGACCCAAATTGCCCGTCCGCAACCTTCAGTCAGAGAAGTATCTGAGTGCCTTTTAGAAATTGTGCGTGAGATTTTAAGGCGCTCTAAAGGGTATGTTGAAAATATAAAAGGTATTGGCATCGGTGTGGCCGGATTAATCAATAAGAGAGATGGCTCTATCCACTGGCCTCAAAAAATGGATCATTATTATACCTATGCTTCAGTAGATCTTCCTTTGAAGGGATTAATTGAAAGAGAATTTAACCTACCAACCTTAATTGAAAATGACGCAACCAGCGCCTGTTTTGGCGAAAATTGGCTGAATCTCGGGAAAACTTACAAAAATATTATTTATATGTTTTCTGGAGTTGGCTGCGGTATTATGATTAATGGAGAACTTTATCGCGGCGCCCAAGGATATGCTGGAGAGGTTTCTGTATATAATTATAAAGAACAGGATCTCTTTAGCTGTGTAAGTGGGGCTCCCTGTTTTGTTAAGCGTTGGGATATGGACTTAGGGATAGTTGATGAGGTGAAGGATATCTTACTGAAAGATAAATCAAAAGCTTTAGAGTTTTCTAAAACTACATCAACCAATATAGAGAATCTGGATTTTAAAAGTATTTTTACCGCTAGTCGGCTAAAGAACCAGGTAGCATCGACGGCACTAGAAGGTGCAGCTAAAAGATTGGGAATTAAAATTGCTTATTTAGTAAATCTACTTAATCCTCAGGTAGTGATTATTGGCGGAGGTTTTGAGGAGGCAGGTGAAGAGTTTTTAAGCAAGGTAAGAAGTACGGTTATGGATTGGGCTTTTCGAGAAGTAGCAAATGATTTAAAAATAATTTACTCCAAATTAAGAGAGAATGCCGTGGCAATGGGGGCGGCAAGTTTGGTTTTAGAAAGAGTATTCGCCCAATTATAA
- a CDS encoding glycoside hydrolase family 2 TIM barrel-domain containing protein, whose protein sequence is MSCLKFEFNVSLRARYISHYEERSDEAISKNGIASGTSCPRNDGVGFIRLLAMTIVVFSMCQCVNVWAQESIPQAAKPSSGELTTQAWIAHGKKDIEATKKYTQTCIDLYKEEADKEQASLTALPKNKKEIEAVQVLNDVTTCYFIQAESLMRQEKLDEAKKIFKLIIDKYSYGQGWDPRGWFWSIRLAAEQSIKKIETGSIEIEQKKKVSQLPTKLVLFSPGKEEFVDYVKYGEFQNIGEKDYKYVVTDQQGLIDAVGEGVYPNNSAVRKDPIFKQVIKDKRLEGDVWDFIYSPDLEAAFVKWTTSNEPVGVRLFGTGLILEKAGLITQAIKCYYSIVVHFPASYGWTYWHTPWYVGPASLAKINFLLKRNPQLGYKLEGAQIDIVNGFDNDISNDVAITNPGKFVKVDMIQEAAKVKPTAESVGIKQEVGTGKVRLVQYKNDDWQLLVDDKPYIIKGITYAPTKVGQSPDDGTLQNWMEEDLNKNGKTDGPYDAFVDKNRNNSDDTDEPAVGDFKLMQDMGVNTIRLYHHPLKINKELMRDMYNTYGMRVIMGDFLGKYAIGSGAAWNPGTDYNNEEHKKKMVESVKAMVNEFKDEPYILFWLLGNENVYGYACNANEYPEVYFKFANEVAKIIKSIDPNHPVAICSGDILFLDKFGKNTPDIDIFGTNAYRGDYGFGAFWRQVKEQSGKPAFITEFGCPAYAEGKSVDEAEEFQAQYHLGSWEDIQNNMAFAGGQGNALGGVVFEWLDEWWKAYEPAIHDTKGLWAGPFPDGYMHEEWLGVAGQGDGSQSPFLRQLRKVYYMYQKKWK, encoded by the coding sequence ATGAGTTGTTTAAAATTTGAATTTAATGTGTCATTGCGAGCCCGTTATATTAGTCATTACGAGGAGCGAAGCGACGAAGCAATCTCTAAAAATGGGATTGCTTCGGGCACTTCGTGCCCTCGCAATGACGGAGTTGGTTTTATTCGGCTCCTCGCAATGACAATAGTTGTGTTTTCAATGTGCCAATGTGTAAATGTCTGGGCGCAAGAATCAATTCCTCAGGCGGCCAAACCTTCCTCAGGCGAACTTACTACTCAGGCCTGGATTGCGCATGGTAAAAAAGATATCGAAGCTACAAAAAAATATACTCAAACCTGTATAGATTTATATAAGGAAGAGGCAGATAAGGAGCAGGCTTCATTAACTGCGTTGCCCAAAAATAAAAAAGAGATTGAGGCAGTGCAAGTTTTAAATGACGTAACTACCTGTTATTTTATCCAGGCAGAGAGCCTGATGCGCCAGGAAAAACTTGATGAGGCTAAGAAAATATTCAAGTTAATTATCGATAAATATTCTTACGGCCAGGGCTGGGATCCACGCGGATGGTTCTGGTCAATTAGGCTCGCTGCCGAACAAAGCATCAAAAAAATCGAAACCGGCTCTATCGAAATAGAGCAGAAAAAAAAGGTCAGCCAGCTTCCGACGAAATTGGTTTTGTTTAGTCCGGGCAAAGAAGAATTTGTCGATTATGTAAAATACGGTGAGTTTCAAAATATCGGCGAAAAAGATTATAAGTATGTTGTTACCGATCAGCAGGGCTTAATCGATGCGGTAGGGGAAGGTGTTTATCCTAATAATAGCGCAGTCAGGAAGGATCCGATCTTTAAGCAGGTTATTAAAGATAAGCGTTTAGAAGGTGATGTTTGGGATTTTATCTATTCTCCTGATTTAGAGGCAGCATTTGTCAAATGGACGACCTCCAATGAGCCTGTGGGGGTTAGGTTATTTGGCACCGGCTTGATTTTAGAAAAAGCAGGATTAATTACTCAGGCGATCAAATGTTATTATTCGATAGTCGTGCATTTTCCTGCTAGCTATGGTTGGACTTATTGGCATACTCCTTGGTATGTTGGGCCTGCATCTTTAGCTAAAATAAATTTTCTTCTCAAACGTAATCCGCAGCTAGGTTATAAATTAGAAGGCGCCCAGATTGATATTGTTAATGGTTTTGATAATGATATCTCCAATGATGTTGCCATAACTAATCCTGGGAAATTCGTGAAAGTTGACATGATCCAGGAGGCAGCCAAAGTAAAACCTACAGCTGAATCTGTGGGGATCAAACAGGAAGTTGGCACAGGTAAGGTGCGTTTAGTGCAATATAAAAATGATGACTGGCAGCTTTTGGTTGATGATAAGCCCTATATTATCAAAGGAATTACTTATGCCCCTACCAAGGTTGGGCAGTCTCCGGATGACGGGACTCTCCAGAATTGGATGGAGGAAGACTTAAATAAAAACGGTAAAACCGATGGCCCTTATGATGCCTTTGTAGATAAAAATAGAAATAACAGCGATGATACTGATGAGCCAGCTGTCGGTGATTTTAAATTGATGCAGGATATGGGGGTTAATACTATCAGGCTTTACCACCATCCTTTAAAGATTAATAAAGAGTTAATGCGCGATATGTATAATACTTATGGTATGCGCGTAATTATGGGTGATTTTTTAGGTAAATACGCCATTGGTAGCGGCGCTGCCTGGAATCCTGGAACCGACTATAATAACGAAGAACATAAAAAGAAAATGGTTGAGTCAGTTAAGGCGATGGTCAATGAATTTAAAGATGAACCCTATATTCTATTCTGGCTCTTGGGTAATGAAAATGTTTATGGTTATGCTTGTAATGCCAATGAATATCCGGAAGTTTATTTTAAATTTGCCAATGAAGTGGCTAAGATAATTAAGTCAATTGATCCGAATCATCCGGTAGCTATATGCAGTGGAGACATCCTATTTTTAGATAAATTTGGTAAGAATACCCCAGACATAGATATTTTTGGGACCAATGCTTACCGCGGGGATTATGGTTTTGGCGCTTTCTGGAGACAGGTTAAGGAGCAGTCGGGTAAACCAGCTTTTATTACGGAGTTTGGCTGTCCTGCATATGCTGAGGGAAAGAGTGTTGATGAGGCTGAGGAGTTTCAGGCGCAATACCACTTGGGTTCCTGGGAAGACATCCAGAATAATATGGCATTTGCAGGAGGGCAGGGTAATGCATTAGGTGGAGTGGTTTTTGAATGGCTGGATGAATGGTGGAAGGCGTATGAACCGGCGATTCATGATACAAAAGGTCTATGGGCTGGGCCATTTCCCGATGGATATATGCATGAAGAATGGCTGGGCGTGGCTGGCCAGGGGGATGGTTCACAGAGCCCATTTTTAAGGCAGTTGCGAAAAGTATATTATATGTATCAGAAGAAATGGAAATAA
- a CDS encoding carbohydrate ABC transporter permease: MKNSFYYKSKKFVVNTLIHILLISVAVTCLYPLLWMIVSSLKTQDMIFKDISLIPHQFHFENYTQAWKEGGFGGNFFNSIVYTVSVVFGIVIISSMAAYAFSRLRFVGSKFLFIMFMAAMMIPIPGSFVALYVLLNKLHLRNTPIGYILCMINVGLSTSIFLLKTFFDKMPKELEDAARIDGCSKIGIWWHVALPLAKPVLAVVIVFNALAVWNEYILALIIFDNRKFMPLQVALQSFQGEFVTNYPLLMAGLTITALPIILVYLFMQKYIIKGVTQGAVVG; encoded by the coding sequence TTGAAGAATTCATTTTATTATAAGAGTAAAAAATTTGTTGTAAATACTCTGATTCATATTCTTCTAATCAGCGTAGCGGTAACTTGTTTGTACCCGCTGCTTTGGATGATCGTTTCTAGCCTGAAGACTCAAGATATGATTTTTAAAGATATTTCTTTGATTCCTCATCAGTTTCATTTTGAAAACTATACTCAGGCTTGGAAAGAGGGGGGCTTTGGCGGGAACTTCTTTAATAGTATTGTTTATACAGTATCAGTAGTTTTTGGAATAGTGATTATTTCTTCCATGGCTGCGTATGCTTTCAGCCGCCTGCGTTTTGTGGGAAGCAAATTTCTGTTTATTATGTTTATGGCGGCAATGATGATTCCTATACCGGGAAGTTTTGTTGCTCTCTATGTTTTATTGAACAAATTGCATCTAAGAAATACCCCCATTGGTTATATTTTATGTATGATTAATGTGGGTTTATCTACGAGTATATTTCTACTTAAAACTTTTTTTGACAAGATGCCCAAAGAGTTAGAAGATGCCGCTCGCATCGACGGCTGCTCAAAGATTGGAATCTGGTGGCATGTGGCTTTGCCGCTAGCAAAACCGGTTTTGGCGGTAGTTATTGTGTTTAATGCTCTGGCCGTATGGAATGAATATATTTTAGCCTTGATTATTTTTGATAACCGTAAATTTATGCCTCTTCAGGTGGCCTTACAATCTTTCCAGGGAGAGTTTGTTACCAACTATCCGCTATTAATGGCAGGCCTAACCATTACTGCCCTACCTATAATTTTGGTATACCTATTTATGCAAAAATATATTATTAAAGGTGTTACTCAAGGGGCGGTGGTAGGATGA
- a CDS encoding PilZ domain-containing protein, whose translation MDERRIEPRWQINQEAELTVENGVRAIPCVVEDISPTGVCVSLKRNLFDDVFLNFKLALAQDFELDIGAHVAWRDQSYEKNIYGLSFNRIDDSVKSRIGEYVKKNFPGLLVKQWWKGV comes from the coding sequence ATGGATGAGCGTAGGATTGAGCCTAGATGGCAGATTAATCAGGAGGCAGAGTTAACCGTTGAAAACGGGGTTCGCGCTATCCCCTGTGTCGTAGAAGATATTAGCCCTACAGGTGTCTGTGTTTCTCTGAAGAGGAACTTATTCGATGATGTGTTTTTAAATTTTAAGTTAGCCCTGGCGCAAGATTTTGAGTTAGACATTGGCGCTCATGTGGCCTGGCGCGATCAGTCATATGAAAAAAATATCTACGGCCTTTCATTCAACAGGATTGACGATTCGGTAAAAAGTAGGATAGGGGAATATGTTAAGAAAAATTTTCCTGGATTGTTAGTTAAGCAATGGTGGAAAGGCGTATAA
- a CDS encoding LacI family DNA-binding transcriptional regulator has protein sequence MTRTKKVPSKNVSIVDVARSSGVSITTVSRVINKIGTVKEANRIKVMNAVRELKFQPSIFAQRLATGRSNVVALVIPRYEGVFYSFYALELIRGVGTMCEALKLDLLLHLTDSRTPLALRGVGGIIFSDIIGNRAQLEEALAKGIPSVVINYYVDDLNVSCIAIDNAGGAESAVNYLIELGHKKIAHITGDIMTQAAAKRLEGYKRALEKNNIKVREDYIFQTDYSRGAARGAAEKLIKAADPATAVFVASDAMALEVMAVARELGKKIPDDLSIVGFDDNPSGLYGPVGLTTVRQPLIRMAEESVKELNRLIAVNKNSPKKILLPAELVIRESCKSLVGR, from the coding sequence ATGACTCGTACCAAAAAAGTTCCTTCCAAAAATGTTTCTATCGTAGATGTTGCTCGTTCCAGCGGAGTATCCATAACTACCGTTTCCCGGGTTATCAATAAAATCGGAACCGTTAAAGAAGCTAATCGCATAAAAGTGATGAATGCGGTCCGTGAATTAAAATTCCAGCCGTCTATTTTCGCGCAACGCCTGGCAACTGGCAGGAGCAATGTTGTGGCCTTGGTTATTCCCCGTTATGAAGGAGTATTCTATTCTTTTTATGCCTTGGAGCTTATCCGTGGGGTAGGCACAATGTGTGAAGCTTTAAAATTAGATTTACTTTTACATTTAACTGATTCACGCACTCCGCTAGCTTTACGCGGGGTAGGCGGAATAATTTTTTCTGATATTATCGGTAATCGCGCTCAGTTAGAAGAGGCTCTAGCCAAGGGTATTCCTAGCGTTGTGATTAATTATTATGTGGATGATCTGAATGTTTCTTGTATTGCCATTGATAATGCTGGAGGGGCAGAGAGCGCGGTTAATTATTTGATTGAACTGGGACATAAAAAGATAGCGCATATTACCGGAGATATAATGACTCAGGCAGCGGCAAAACGCTTGGAGGGTTATAAGCGTGCGCTAGAAAAAAATAATATTAAGGTGCGGGAAGATTATATATTTCAAACTGATTATTCCCGCGGAGCAGCAAGAGGCGCGGCTGAGAAGTTGATTAAAGCGGCCGACCCGGCAACTGCTGTATTTGTCGCCTCTGATGCTATGGCGCTGGAGGTAATGGCAGTAGCTCGCGAATTAGGAAAAAAGATTCCGGATGATTTATCGATTGTCGGTTTTGATGATAATCCTTCCGGGCTCTATGGCCCGGTTGGGCTTACTACTGTTCGCCAGCCCTTAATCCGCATGGCTGAAGAAAGCGTTAAAGAATTAAACCGTCTGATTGCTGTAAATAAAAATTCTCCAAAAAAAATTCTGCTTCCTGCAGAATTAGTTATTCGAGAGTCCTGCAAATCTCTTGTCGGCAGATAA